ATACTGTGGAGTCTCTGAAGAAATACCTGCACGAGCGCATCCCGATCTCCAGGGCGATGGGGGTGGAGGTCGTGGAAGCCACGTTCGACCGCGTGACGTTGGCCGCGCCCCTTGCCCCGAACATCAACCACCGGGATACCGTCTTCGGCGGCAGCGCCTCCGCCGTGGCGATGCTCGCGGCATGGTCGCTGCTCCATATCCGGCTGCGCGGCGAAAAGATCGACGGCCGGATCGTGATCCATAAAAGCGCC
This is a stretch of genomic DNA from Thermodesulfobacteriota bacterium. It encodes these proteins:
- a CDS encoding YiiD C-terminal domain-containing protein, which translates into the protein TVESLKKYLHERIPISRAMGVEVVEATFDRVTLAAPLAPNINHRDTVFGGSASAVAMLAAWSLLHIRLRGEKIDGRIVIHKSAMRFERPILGNFTATTADIDPSAWRRFLSVLEQKGRARIKMASALRCNDENVAELEGDFVASGAQATPGGAR